Proteins encoded together in one Neobacillus sp. FSL H8-0543 window:
- a CDS encoding NAD(P)H-dependent oxidoreductase: MTKIGILVGSLRNESFSKKIAGNVAALFPEGYESEFIEIENLPFYNQDYDNENNVRAEYTTFRNRVKEIDAVLFVTPEYNRSVPAVLSNALDVGSRPYGASVWNGKPAAIISQSPGNLGGFGANHHLRQIITCLNMPVVQQPEAYIGNTAALLDGNGKIKNEGTIQFLQTFVDTFVNLIKKYQA; encoded by the coding sequence ATGACAAAAATCGGTATTTTAGTTGGTAGTCTGCGGAATGAATCTTTTTCTAAAAAAATTGCAGGCAATGTTGCGGCTTTATTCCCTGAAGGATATGAAAGTGAATTTATTGAAATTGAAAATTTACCTTTCTATAATCAAGATTATGATAATGAAAACAATGTTCGGGCAGAATATACTACTTTCCGTAATAGAGTAAAGGAAATTGATGCTGTTTTATTTGTAACGCCTGAATATAACCGTTCTGTACCTGCTGTATTAAGTAACGCACTGGATGTAGGTTCCCGTCCATATGGAGCAAGTGTATGGAATGGCAAACCAGCGGCCATTATCAGCCAATCTCCTGGTAATTTGGGTGGATTTGGCGCAAATCACCATTTGCGTCAGATTATTACATGCTTAAATATGCCAGTGGTTCAACAACCAGAAGCTTATATTGGTAATACCGCGGCATTATTGGATGGAAATGGAAAAATAAAGAATGAAGGAACTATTCAATTCTTACAAACATTCGTCGACACGTTTGTTAATTTGATTAAGAAATATCAAGCGTGA
- a CDS encoding ABC transporter substrate-binding protein, with protein MDDNLLLLWNSTSSGEVKVKQLSEIIDLSMKQTRRKLHQWQEEGWLTFQSGKGRGNVSILQWIKDVEVTYEKLFLAKIETYSIEEISKLLLLNWSLETKQRLMNIFQSKFGFHQEDLDRLIIPRYYHFLTFHPLKAADVHSANLVANVYNRVVALNEDNTITSELAHSWELTATKLTLYLRKDIHFHDGSILKAEDVVLSFKGMKQSREYAELWSPIINISSPSPLVVELEFTDGCTYILQLLSMIPASIHKEVHGQIIGTGSFYIAEDSEEKTLLCAFKQFFRERPLLDRVEFIQVSKEFNALYYGANESKNVGTFEVESDSGFGIVLLNPFRPTDMARKEVRDYIHMLIDQNRQQISQVHTRISENTSGCLIGYSKPYSMPKIKKPIMTGPLIMKVVSYAKDVSYWLKDILEQAGLAVVIEEISFQDAVNKDQFNLDADLFVHGEIFELNQSFSYFFFLKNAFSPLHKLTQTDIKLKQLILGYNDLPFEQWTDHHLKIEDYLIQNSLCIPLYYSKRQIPFSINLMNVEIKHFGYVDLAKLWMKS; from the coding sequence ATGGATGATAATCTATTACTACTTTGGAATTCAACTTCATCTGGTGAAGTCAAAGTTAAACAGCTCTCAGAAATAATTGATCTTAGCATGAAGCAAACTCGGCGCAAGCTGCATCAATGGCAAGAAGAAGGCTGGCTAACCTTTCAGTCTGGGAAAGGTAGAGGAAACGTTTCAATATTACAATGGATAAAAGACGTGGAAGTGACCTATGAAAAACTATTTTTAGCGAAAATAGAGACTTACTCTATTGAGGAAATAAGTAAACTATTATTGTTAAATTGGTCGCTTGAAACAAAACAGCGCTTAATGAATATCTTTCAATCAAAATTCGGATTCCATCAAGAGGATCTAGATCGTCTGATCATTCCACGCTATTATCACTTCCTAACGTTTCATCCATTAAAAGCTGCCGATGTGCATAGTGCGAATCTAGTAGCAAATGTATATAACCGTGTGGTTGCATTGAACGAAGATAATACGATAACATCAGAACTTGCTCACAGCTGGGAACTCACAGCTACGAAGTTAACTCTTTATTTACGAAAAGATATCCATTTTCATGATGGTTCGATTTTAAAAGCAGAAGATGTTGTTCTATCATTTAAGGGAATGAAACAATCACGAGAATATGCTGAGTTATGGAGCCCAATTATAAACATATCTTCCCCTTCACCACTGGTTGTCGAGCTTGAATTTACAGATGGCTGTACCTATATATTGCAGCTACTAAGTATGATTCCAGCGAGCATCCATAAAGAAGTCCACGGTCAAATTATCGGAACGGGCAGCTTCTATATCGCCGAAGATTCGGAAGAAAAAACCCTTTTATGCGCATTTAAACAGTTTTTTCGAGAGAGACCATTATTAGATCGAGTAGAATTTATTCAAGTATCTAAAGAATTTAATGCTTTGTATTATGGAGCAAACGAGTCTAAAAATGTGGGGACATTTGAAGTTGAAAGTGATTCAGGCTTTGGCATCGTTTTACTGAATCCATTTCGCCCAACAGATATGGCACGAAAAGAAGTACGCGATTATATTCATATGCTTATCGACCAAAACCGTCAGCAAATATCTCAGGTACACACACGAATTTCCGAAAATACCAGTGGATGTTTAATAGGATATTCGAAGCCCTATTCGATGCCGAAAATAAAAAAACCAATCATGACAGGTCCGCTTATTATGAAAGTCGTTAGTTATGCAAAGGATGTTTCTTATTGGCTTAAAGACATCCTTGAGCAAGCTGGATTGGCAGTTGTGATTGAAGAAATCTCGTTTCAAGATGCCGTTAATAAGGATCAATTTAATTTAGATGCTGATTTATTTGTTCATGGAGAAATATTTGAATTGAACCAAAGCTTTTCCTATTTCTTTTTTTTGAAAAATGCTTTTTCGCCCCTTCATAAATTAACGCAAACAGATATAAAGTTAAAACAGTTAATTCTAGGGTACAATGATTTGCCGTTTGAGCAGTGGACAGATCATCATTTGAAAATTGAGGATTATTTAATTCAAAATTCTTTATGTATCCCACTTTACTATTCAAAGCGGCAAATACCATTTTCTATTAATCTTATGAATGTTGAAATTAAGCATTTTGGATATGTTGATCTAGCAAAATTATGGATGAAGTCTTGA
- a CDS encoding pyridoxamine 5'-phosphate oxidase family protein, producing the protein MSNQDLKEKVINIISNHRTGTLASVENNKPHSRYMTFYNEGITLYTPTKRDTEKIDEIKNNPYVSVLLGYEDKGQSDAFVEILGTSSINDTQSLKDRFWEESFNKWFDGPNDSNYVFLEIQPETVRILNLNGEPPQEFSLKR; encoded by the coding sequence ATGAGTAATCAAGATTTAAAAGAAAAGGTTATTAATATCATCTCTAATCACAGAACAGGCACATTAGCATCGGTTGAAAATAATAAGCCTCATTCACGTTATATGACGTTTTACAATGAGGGCATAACATTATATACACCAACGAAAAGGGACACGGAAAAGATTGACGAAATTAAAAATAATCCTTACGTTTCGGTATTGCTAGGTTATGAAGATAAAGGACAAAGTGATGCCTTTGTTGAAATTTTAGGCACTTCTTCTATTAATGATACACAATCTTTGAAGGATCGATTCTGGGAGGAATCGTTTAATAAATGGTTTGATGGTCCGAATGATTCGAACTATGTATTTCTTGAAATACAACCTGAAACGGTCCGAATCTTAAACCTAAACGGTGAACCACCACAGGAATTTTCGTTGAAACGCTAG
- a CDS encoding MFS transporter: MAWKEYPQNIKVRLITSFFNRAISSSVMPFMALFFAQHKGAIWAGSFLVVNVCISFFINLIGGYISDRLPRKRVIVLTSILSSLMFALMTVSLLPEEKWIVLFAISYIIFTITNSLGRPAVQAVIIDSTTPENRKAIYAIEYWLNNLSMAIGAALGGLLYVNHQLELFVTLTVVSVSLPIAYQIWLQDTRVQLLEKTHKNILVDLLHNYKVAFQDKPFVMVVVGSMFIYAAEFSLNSYIGVRLTEEFKSVFVGDFEIAGVRMLSILNIQNMLMVVLLTFFITKFTDKFSKQRALLLGLFIYSVGYAVVTSANIWYVLVLFNAFATIGELIYSPIANAEKANMMPENKRGSYSAFSGLSFSGADLIARSTIIIGAFLVPTMMSVYIGIILMAGTFLLYSGLFVANKIQIQKELQNEKGGF; encoded by the coding sequence ATGGCTTGGAAAGAATACCCTCAGAACATTAAAGTTCGACTGATCACCTCGTTTTTCAATCGAGCAATATCAAGCTCAGTAATGCCATTTATGGCACTCTTCTTTGCGCAGCATAAAGGTGCCATTTGGGCTGGTAGTTTTCTAGTAGTGAATGTGTGTATAAGTTTTTTTATTAACTTAATCGGTGGTTATATTTCCGACCGCTTACCTCGAAAAAGAGTAATCGTGCTAACGTCGATACTTAGCTCACTGATGTTTGCACTTATGACGGTTAGTTTACTGCCAGAGGAAAAGTGGATCGTATTGTTTGCCATTAGCTATATCATTTTTACAATTACAAACAGCTTGGGTCGTCCGGCGGTGCAAGCGGTGATTATTGACTCGACGACTCCTGAAAACCGAAAGGCGATTTATGCCATTGAATATTGGCTAAATAATTTATCGATGGCAATTGGCGCAGCACTAGGTGGACTTTTGTATGTGAATCATCAGCTTGAACTCTTCGTCACCTTAACCGTGGTGTCTGTAAGCCTACCAATTGCCTACCAAATATGGTTACAAGATACACGTGTACAGCTTCTTGAGAAAACGCATAAAAATATCTTAGTTGATTTACTCCATAACTACAAAGTTGCATTTCAGGATAAACCATTTGTCATGGTAGTGGTGGGGTCCATGTTTATTTATGCAGCTGAATTTTCCTTAAATAGCTATATCGGGGTTCGCCTTACCGAAGAATTTAAGTCGGTATTTGTAGGAGATTTTGAAATTGCAGGCGTGAGGATGCTAAGTATTTTAAATATCCAAAATATGCTGATGGTCGTCCTGCTTACCTTCTTTATTACCAAATTCACGGATAAATTTTCAAAACAGAGGGCGTTACTACTTGGGCTATTTATCTATAGTGTGGGATATGCTGTAGTCACCTCAGCGAATATTTGGTATGTACTTGTGTTATTTAATGCGTTTGCTACGATTGGCGAACTTATTTATTCTCCTATTGCTAATGCAGAAAAAGCGAATATGATGCCGGAAAATAAGCGCGGTTCATATTCTGCCTTTTCTGGTTTAAGTTTTAGCGGGGCAGATTTGATTGCCCGGTCAACAATAATAATCGGTGCATTTTTAGTGCCAACAATGATGTCTGTTTACATTGGGATTATCTTAATGGCAGGAACCTTTTTACTTTACAGTGGGCTTTTTGTAGCAAATAAGATTCAAATTCAAAAGGAATTACAAAATGAAAAGGGAGGATTCTAA
- a CDS encoding MFS transporter translates to MKKRYILMIIALFIASLNLRPAINSIAPLLETIRTSLGMNASVASLLTSIPVLCMGLFAPVAVKFSGKWGIERVLGWSLLVIGVGTILRFFTDSVSFLLITAFIAGIGIAFAGPLLPGFIKRHFPKHVPSMIAIYTVALTLGAALSSSLIVPMQNSLNSWQSALGIWAVIAFVAVLLWWLFVMRHIRRQDHPTSTGSKTRMPWTNKKAWLLTLTFGLMAMLFYSVTAWLPEIIQGLGYSKSYAASALTIFVVVQIPVSLVLPILLRKFPSRRLWLMVAALSELVGLVMLASSIAPLIATIFIGVGAGALFSLNLLLPLDATDNPQEAAAWSAMTQSAGYVIGATGPLILGWIHDATDSFSTAIAGLIVINVVMMIVQIAATTIKRKQQSGEINRNYKIS, encoded by the coding sequence ATGAAAAAAAGATATATTCTAATGATAATAGCTTTATTTATTGCATCATTGAACTTGCGTCCGGCAATTAACTCGATCGCACCATTGCTCGAAACGATTAGAACCAGCTTAGGAATGAACGCCTCCGTAGCGAGTTTGCTAACTTCGATTCCTGTTCTTTGCATGGGACTCTTCGCTCCTGTAGCCGTAAAGTTCAGCGGAAAATGGGGTATTGAGCGGGTATTGGGTTGGTCGCTGCTTGTCATCGGAGTCGGTACTATTCTTAGGTTCTTCACGGATTCGGTCTCATTTTTGCTTATTACCGCTTTTATTGCTGGTATAGGGATTGCATTTGCAGGACCGCTACTTCCCGGATTTATTAAGCGCCACTTTCCTAAGCATGTGCCCTCGATGATTGCGATATACACGGTTGCACTTACTCTGGGAGCAGCACTAAGCTCGAGCTTGATCGTGCCGATGCAAAATAGTTTGAACTCTTGGCAGAGCGCGCTTGGGATATGGGCAGTAATCGCATTCGTCGCAGTGCTGTTATGGTGGTTGTTCGTTATGCGGCATATTAGACGGCAAGATCATCCCACTTCAACCGGCTCGAAGACGAGAATGCCATGGACAAATAAGAAAGCGTGGCTACTTACACTGACGTTCGGCTTGATGGCCATGCTATTCTATTCAGTCACAGCTTGGTTGCCAGAGATTATTCAAGGGTTGGGCTATAGTAAGTCCTACGCTGCAAGCGCGCTTACGATTTTCGTCGTTGTTCAGATTCCGGTTAGCCTTGTTCTGCCGATCTTGCTTCGCAAATTCCCTTCCCGTCGCCTTTGGCTAATGGTTGCAGCACTGTCGGAACTCGTAGGGCTTGTGATGCTTGCGTCCTCCATTGCACCTTTGATTGCCACGATCTTTATTGGTGTGGGCGCCGGCGCATTGTTTTCTCTAAATCTATTACTGCCTTTGGACGCTACCGACAATCCACAGGAGGCGGCTGCTTGGTCGGCCATGACTCAATCAGCCGGCTATGTGATTGGGGCAACCGGCCCCCTTATTCTTGGCTGGATTCACGATGCGACGGATAGCTTCTCAACTGCAATAGCGGGGCTGATTGTAATTAACGTAGTGATGATGATCGTGCAAATCGCCGCCACTACCATAAAAAGAAAACAGCAATCGGGAGAAATTAATCGCAATTATAAAATATCATAA
- a CDS encoding FbpB family small basic protein: MRKRKVSFKELVINNKQEIKNDIKALDKIDAKIDEKRSK, encoded by the coding sequence ATGAGAAAACGTAAAGTAAGTTTTAAGGAATTGGTTATTAATAACAAGCAAGAAATCAAAAATGATATAAAAGCATTAGATAAAATTGATGCAAAAATAGATGAAAAGCGTTCCAAATAG
- a CDS encoding AAA family ATPase, translating into MKFVLLFGPQAVGKMTVGHELEKITELKLFHNHMTIELVTPFFDYGTKEGSRLVNLFRQEIFEAVANSDLYGMIFTYVWAFDQQEDWDFVANLCQLFESRGAEVFFVELEADLEERLKRNKSPHRLEHKPTKRNIDWSEIDLKKTMEKHRLNSFENEITRENYLKINNTGLSAGEVAHHIKNMFLL; encoded by the coding sequence ATGAAATTCGTTTTATTATTTGGACCACAGGCTGTTGGGAAAATGACTGTCGGGCATGAGCTAGAAAAAATAACGGAGTTGAAACTGTTTCATAACCACATGACAATTGAGTTAGTTACTCCCTTTTTTGACTACGGTACGAAAGAGGGGAGTAGATTAGTAAATCTATTCCGCCAAGAAATATTTGAGGCAGTCGCTAACAGTGATTTATATGGGATGATATTTACTTATGTGTGGGCATTCGATCAGCAGGAGGATTGGGATTTTGTTGCTAACCTATGTCAGCTATTTGAGTCAAGGGGAGCTGAAGTCTTTTTTGTAGAACTCGAGGCAGATTTGGAAGAGAGACTTAAACGTAACAAAAGCCCTCATCGACTAGAACATAAACCTACAAAAAGGAATATAGATTGGTCTGAAATCGATTTGAAAAAAACGATGGAAAAGCATAGATTAAACTCATTTGAAAATGAAATCACTAGGGAAAACTATCTGAAAATAAACAATACAGGCTTGAGTGCAGGGGAAGTAGCGCATCATATTAAAAATATGTTTCTATTGTAG
- a CDS encoding DUF1456 family protein produces the protein MSMTNNDILIRLRYALDIKNTDMVEIFKLGGIDVSKEDVLKMLTKPKESYDDEASNDDEIDENHMKVNHFSFESFLNGLIIFKRGKQEPKPGQPERPAMTIKDHGSVNNVLLKKLKIALSLTSEDMLEILADAGVIVTKGELSAILRKEGHKNYKVCGDKYARNFLKGLAIQYRE, from the coding sequence ATGAGTATGACTAATAATGATATCTTAATTCGATTAAGATATGCTTTAGATATAAAAAATACGGATATGGTGGAGATTTTTAAACTAGGTGGCATTGATGTATCAAAAGAAGATGTACTAAAGATGCTCACGAAACCAAAGGAAAGTTACGATGATGAAGCTAGCAATGATGATGAAATAGATGAAAATCATATGAAAGTCAATCATTTCTCGTTCGAGTCATTTTTAAACGGCCTTATCATTTTTAAAAGAGGTAAACAAGAACCAAAACCTGGACAACCCGAAAGACCGGCAATGACGATAAAGGATCATGGCAGCGTTAATAATGTATTGCTAAAGAAATTGAAAATAGCACTATCGTTAACAAGTGAAGATATGCTAGAAATATTAGCAGATGCAGGAGTTATTGTCACCAAGGGAGAATTAAGTGCGATTTTAAGAAAAGAAGGACATAAGAATTATAAAGTGTGCGGTGATAAATACGCCAGGAATTTCTTAAAAGGATTAGCGATACAATATAGGGAATAA
- a CDS encoding pirin-like C-terminal cupin domain-containing protein translates to MKNPDVFSRGIKSVRTPHFQQNSAIHTMAWIVEPGHWEEHDPFLLMAHDHMSSGVFGVHPHRGMETVTFLIEGNLNHYDSKHGTGVLHAGDAQWMTAGRGVEHLEDAVKGETVNLLQLWLNIPSGQKMSPSRYQDLRKTEMPVIHENGAEIRLFSGSLGDKASDTLNIAPVTMAEINMEQEAVFKFELPGSYNGFLYILEGEGSFGSDSTEGKQGQVLWLGSAGTAERSEIKIEARSTMRVMLYAGEPIRETVVARGPFVMNTEQEINQAYRDYRDGKF, encoded by the coding sequence ATGAAAAATCCAGATGTATTTAGTCGAGGCATAAAAAGTGTCCGCACCCCTCATTTCCAACAAAACAGCGCCATTCATACGATGGCATGGATAGTTGAACCCGGTCATTGGGAAGAGCATGATCCGTTTCTGCTCATGGCACATGACCATATGAGCAGCGGAGTGTTTGGCGTCCATCCTCATCGTGGAATGGAGACGGTCACTTTTTTGATTGAAGGCAACCTTAACCATTATGACAGTAAGCATGGAACAGGTGTGCTTCATGCCGGGGACGCGCAATGGATGACTGCGGGCAGAGGCGTTGAACACCTCGAGGACGCTGTAAAGGGCGAGACAGTAAACCTTCTTCAATTGTGGCTGAACATTCCCTCGGGACAGAAGATGTCACCCTCCAGATACCAAGACTTGCGGAAGACCGAAATGCCTGTCATTCATGAAAACGGGGCTGAAATCCGTCTATTTTCCGGGTCACTCGGCGATAAGGCCTCAGATACATTAAATATTGCTCCTGTTACGATGGCTGAGATCAATATGGAGCAAGAAGCAGTCTTCAAGTTTGAGCTTCCAGGGTCCTACAACGGGTTTCTGTATATTTTGGAAGGCGAAGGCTCCTTTGGGTCCGATAGCACCGAAGGGAAGCAAGGACAGGTTTTATGGTTAGGATCTGCGGGAACTGCCGAGCGGAGCGAAATAAAGATCGAAGCACGCAGCACCATGCGTGTCATGTTGTATGCCGGCGAGCCGATTCGCGAAACTGTCGTTGCAAGAGGCCCCTTCGTTATGAACACCGAGCAAGAGATCAATCAGGCTTATCGCGATTATAGAGATGGTAAATTTTAA
- a CDS encoding helix-turn-helix domain-containing protein, with protein MDEKPDNCKVATTLDMIVGKWKIAIMLHLLHYGTMRFNELQKVMPSVTQKVLTSHLRELEEEGIIMRVTYPQVPPKVEYSMTKYGESLQMVLDMMHDWGVSHLARKQQQESRPLFENNNG; from the coding sequence ATGGATGAAAAACCGGATAATTGTAAAGTCGCGACAACATTGGATATGATTGTGGGCAAGTGGAAAATTGCCATAATGCTCCATTTACTTCATTACGGGACGATGAGGTTTAATGAATTACAAAAAGTAATGCCCAGCGTTACTCAAAAAGTACTCACCTCCCACTTGCGAGAGTTGGAGGAGGAGGGAATAATCATGCGGGTAACTTACCCTCAGGTTCCTCCGAAGGTTGAATATTCGATGACCAAATACGGGGAGTCGCTCCAAATGGTTCTTGATATGATGCATGACTGGGGAGTGTCTCATTTGGCACGAAAGCAACAGCAGGAATCGCGACCACTGTTCGAGAATAACAATGGTTAA
- a CDS encoding ABC transporter permease subunit translates to MKILKLVAYYLLGVIAIFCLSIVPQYLSTIRVEDSPGLINQMVLFMGELLNPDSWQYVIQSTSATAPLMDILWPAFIYSMQILLGALALGFIIAFCLAIAAVFLPRPILGSIKKVLNILESIPDLIFATLLQVIAITFLQKSGILLFHVASFHEKAYFAPIVTLAILPAVSMFKILLLMIEEEFLKEYVTFVKSKGISSFTILFKHVLKNIMPISFQHMKIIIWGTLSSQFIVERIFNVHGLTYYLLDGFTPITIAVTLILLFTPFYFFFGLVDFWLKEEPIHTYDLRKSTRWGKWSDRNITDSLKRPINYFVYSLKHLKIRKVNPLRPFITLLTIFGSHMKNWKFALGCLFFIITIGYSVYYSVTTDNHVDQVRLFYEEDGVTLISKMPHAPTEPFLLGSDRRGFDLLDQIVIGAKYTLVFALLIALLRVMGGLLFGIIYAFHLKPRVQHWLGKMIDAIHFLPLSLIAYILLAPILMPTMAGYTYSFSERILLEVLILTVLVVPLTTVLLGKEIKRVLDYEFIASAKILGGSGLHLFWHHILPHLGPRLTILFGTQFIQVLLIFIHLGVFSFFFGGTEISLDTLGGDPPSSITYEWSGLVGQIGRTAIRGGMYWFLWILVAFMLAILAMQLIMQGVKEVQQVKVGVLNRLPRTRLKKVKRISKDTHSYQVTKESFKEMGRGV, encoded by the coding sequence ATGAAAATCTTAAAATTAGTTGCATATTATTTACTAGGAGTTATTGCGATTTTTTGTTTAAGTATTGTTCCGCAGTACTTATCAACAATAAGAGTGGAGGATTCGCCTGGCCTTATTAATCAAATGGTTTTGTTTATGGGGGAATTGCTAAACCCAGATTCATGGCAATATGTTATACAATCAACGTCTGCCACGGCTCCATTAATGGATATCCTATGGCCGGCATTTATTTATTCAATGCAAATATTATTGGGTGCGCTAGCCTTAGGTTTCATTATTGCCTTCTGTTTGGCCATAGCAGCAGTCTTTTTGCCAAGACCAATACTTGGTTCTATTAAAAAAGTGCTAAATATTTTAGAGTCCATTCCAGACTTAATTTTCGCTACTCTATTACAGGTGATAGCTATCACATTTTTGCAGAAGAGTGGAATTCTTTTATTTCATGTTGCGAGCTTTCATGAGAAGGCTTATTTTGCTCCGATTGTCACACTGGCAATTTTACCGGCTGTGTCGATGTTCAAAATCTTGTTGCTTATGATTGAAGAAGAATTTTTAAAGGAGTATGTCACATTTGTTAAGAGTAAAGGAATAAGCAGTTTTACTATTTTATTTAAACATGTGTTAAAAAATATCATGCCGATTTCGTTTCAACATATGAAGATTATTATTTGGGGAACGCTATCCAGCCAATTTATTGTTGAAAGAATTTTTAATGTGCATGGACTTACATACTACTTGCTTGATGGTTTTACACCAATAACCATTGCGGTTACACTTATCCTCCTGTTTACACCCTTTTACTTTTTCTTTGGGTTGGTGGATTTTTGGTTAAAAGAAGAACCCATTCACACCTACGATTTAAGAAAATCGACTAGGTGGGGAAAATGGAGCGATAGAAATATAACAGATTCTTTAAAGCGTCCGATCAATTATTTTGTTTATTCATTAAAGCATTTGAAAATAAGAAAAGTGAACCCTCTGCGACCGTTCATTACACTGCTTACAATATTCGGCAGCCATATGAAAAATTGGAAATTTGCACTGGGATGCTTATTCTTTATTATAACCATTGGTTATAGTGTATATTACTCAGTTACCACCGATAATCATGTCGATCAAGTCCGGCTTTTTTATGAAGAAGATGGTGTGACACTGATTAGCAAAATGCCGCATGCTCCGACCGAACCATTCTTACTTGGTTCTGATCGCAGAGGATTCGATCTACTTGATCAAATCGTGATTGGTGCCAAGTATACCCTGGTATTTGCCTTGTTGATCGCTCTGTTACGTGTAATGGGAGGGCTTTTGTTTGGTATAATTTATGCCTTTCACTTAAAACCTCGTGTGCAGCATTGGCTTGGGAAAATGATTGATGCTATCCACTTCCTGCCATTAAGCCTTATTGCCTATATCCTGCTTGCACCCATCTTAATGCCAACGATGGCGGGTTATACTTATTCCTTTTCAGAGCGAATCCTTTTAGAAGTATTGATCTTAACAGTGTTGGTTGTTCCTCTTACAACGGTCTTACTGGGAAAAGAAATCAAACGGGTTCTTGATTATGAATTTATAGCCAGTGCAAAAATTCTAGGTGGGAGTGGACTTCATTTATTTTGGCATCATATATTGCCACATCTTGGACCACGTTTAACAATATTGTTTGGGACTCAATTTATTCAAGTGTTGTTAATCTTTATACATTTAGGTGTTTTTAGCTTTTTCTTTGGCGGAACTGAAATTTCTCTTGATACGTTGGGAGGAGACCCTCCATCCTCGATTACCTATGAATGGTCAGGTCTAGTTGGGCAAATAGGACGAACAGCCATTAGGGGGGGCATGTACTGGTTTTTATGGATATTAGTTGCTTTTATGCTAGCAATACTAGCAATGCAGCTTATTATGCAAGGTGTGAAGGAGGTACAGCAGGTAAAGGTTGGTGTTCTCAATAGGCTACCAAGAACACGTCTGAAAAAGGTCAAAAGAATCTCTAAAGATACTCACTCCTATCAGGTAACAAAGGAAAGCTTTAAAGAAATGGGACGGGGAGTTTAG